Proteins from a single region of Diorhabda sublineata isolate icDioSubl1.1 chromosome 2, icDioSubl1.1, whole genome shotgun sequence:
- the LOC130453394 gene encoding 40S ribosomal protein S15, producing the protein MADKVEEQVKKKRTFKKFTFRGVDLDQLLDMPNEQLMELMHCRARRRFTRGLKRKPMALVKKLRKAKKEAPPLEKPEIVKTHLRNMIIVPEMVGSIVGVYNGKAFTQVEIKPEMIGHYLGEFSLTYKPVKHGRPGIGATHSSRFIPLK; encoded by the exons ATGGCTGACAAA gttGAAGAGCAAGTTAAAAAGAAGAGAACTTTCAAAAAGTTCACCTTCCGTGGTGTAGATTTGGACCAATTATTAGATATGCCAAA CGAACAATTAATGGAATTGATGCATTGTCGTGCTAGAAGGCGTTTCACGAGAGGTTTGAAGCGCAAACCAATGGCTTTGGTTAAAAAATTGCGCAAAGCCAAGAAGGAAGCTCCTCCATTAGAAAAGCCAGAAATTGTTAAAACTCATTTACGCAACATGATCATCGTCCCAGAAATGGTTGGCTCGATTGTAGGTGTTTACAATGGTAAAGCCTTTACACAGGTTGAAATTAAACCTGAAATGATTGGACATTATCTTGGTGAATTCTCTTTAACTTACAAACCTGTTAAACATGGTAGACCAGGTATTGGTGCTACCCACAGTTCTAGGTTTATTCctctcaaataa